Within the Candidatus Eisenbacteria bacterium genome, the region ATGACGACGGGGAAGACGCCCGAGCCCGTCGGGGTCCAGCTGAACTCACCCGTGTCCGCGTTGATCGTGGCACCCGCGGGCGCCTCGTCGAGCGAGTAGACGAGCGTGTTCGACGGAATGTCGGCATCCGTGGCGTTGGCGGTCACCGTGACCGCCGTGCCGATCGAGCCGGTCTGGTTCGCGATCGGATCGATGGCGGGCGACGTGTTCACCTCGTTCACGGTGACGCTGAAGTCCTCCGTGTCCGTGGCGGCGCCGTCCGACACCTCGACCGTGATCGAGTGAATGCCTTCCTGAGTCTCGCTCGGCGTCCACGTGAAGATCCCGCCCGTGGTGATGGCGGCGCCTTCCGGCGCGCCGGCCGCGAGCGAGAAGGTGAGCGTGTTCTCCGGTAGGTCGGCATCGCTGGCGGTGGCGGTGAGCGTGAGGAGCGAGCCCTCGTCCACCGTCTGGTCCGCGATCGGATCGATCGCCGGCGCGAGGTTGACCTCGTTCACGGTGACATCGATCGTCTCTCTGTCATCAAGCGTGCCGTCGGAAGCGATGACGGTGATCGGGTACGCGCCGGGGCCCTGGGCCTCGGTCGGGGTCCAGGTGAAGGCTCCCGTGTTCGGATCGATCGCCGCGCCCGCGGGAGCGCCGGCTCCGAGGGAGAACGTGATCGGGTCTTCGTCGGCGTCCGTGGCGGAAGCCGTGAAGGCGAGGAGCTCGCCCTCGTTCACGCTCTTGGGGCCGATCGCGGCGAGCACCGGCGGCGCATTGTCCGCGGAGACCGTGATCGTGACCTCCTCCGAGTCGTTGAGCGGCGGCGTGCCGTTGTCGGTCACGACCACCGTGACGTTGAAGGTTCCCGACGCGCTCGGGGTCCAGGAGAACTCACCCGTCGCAGGGTCGATCGTGGCGCCCGCCGGGGCGCCCGCGCCGAGCGAGAAGGTGAGGGTGTTGGCGGGCACGTCCGCGTCCGTCGCGTTCGCATCGAAGGTGACCGGAACGCCAACCGCGCCGCTCTGCGGGCCGATCGGCTGGAGAACCGGGGCAAGGTTCACCTCGTTGACGGTGACCTGGATCGTCTCCGAGTCGGAGTCCGTGCCGTCCGTCACCTGGACGGTGATCGGATACGTGCCGGGGCCCTGCGCCTCGGTCGGGGTCCACGTGAAGCTGCCGCCCGTCGTGATCGCCGCGCCCGCGGGTGCGCCCGCGGCGAGCGAGAACGTGTGGGTTTGTCCCGCGTCGGGATCCGTCACGGTCGCCGTGAAGGCGAGGAGCGCGCCCTCGTTCACGGTCTGGTTCCCGATCGCACCGAGCACCGGGGGCGAGTTGGGCGCGTCGCTGACGGTGATGGTGATGGTCTCGGAATCGTTGAGCGCCGGCGTGCCGTTGTCCGTCACCACGATGGTCACCGGGAACGTGCCCGTCGAGGTCGGCGTCCAGGAGAAGGCACCGCCCGCCGTGATCGTCGCGCCGGCCGGAGCGCCCGCGCCCAGCGAGAAGGTCAGAGTCTGCGGCGGGAGGTCGGGGTCCGACGCCGTCGCCTGGAACGTCAGCTCGGATCCCACCTGGGCGGACTTGTCACCGACGGGATCGAGGGTCGGCGCGAGGTTCACCTCGTTGACCGTCACGCTGATGGTCTCGGAGTCCGTGGCCGCTCCATCCGTCACGCTGATGGTGATCGGGTAGACGCCCGGCCCCTGCGACTCGTTCGGGGTCCACGTGAACGCGCCGGCCGTGGTGATCGCCGCGCCCGCGGGAGCGCCGGCGCCGAGCGTGAAGGAGAGGGTGTTCGCCGGCAGGTCGGCGTCGGTGGCGGTCGCGGTGAAGCTCAGGAGCGAGCCCTCGTTGACCGTCCGGTTGCCGATGGCGCCGAGAACCGGCGCGACGTTGACCTCGTCGACCGTGATGTTGAACGTGTCGCTGTCCTGGGCCTCACCGTCCGAGACGATCACCTCGACCGGGTAGAAGCCGGGGCCCTGCGCCTCGGTGGGCGTCCAGGTGAAATTGCCTCCCGGGGTGATCGCGGCTCCGGCGGGTGCGCCGGCGGCGAGCGAGAACGTGAGCGTCGTCCCCGCGTCCGGGTCGGTGGCGGTCGCCGTGAAGGCGAGCTGCACGCCTTCGTTCGTGGTCTTGTCCGTGATGGCGTCGAGGACCGGCGGGGCGTTCGCGCCCGCGGGCGGGCCGAGGCCGTCGACGTCGGTCCAGTCGGTTCCGCCGCCGGGACCCGAGAGCTTGTACGTGTTGTCGAAGTCGTTACCCGAGCACAGCACGCCGAACGACGTGAAGTCCGGGCTGTTCGAGTTGATGTCGTTGATGACGATCGAGGGCGCGCCGCCCGTGGCCGTAATCGTGATCGTCATGAGTTGGTACGTGCCGGCAGGAAGGGCCGCCTGCTGGCCGTACCCGTTCTTGTACTGCCCGTCGCCGGCGTTCACTTCACCGAAGTTGACCCCGAAGGTCGTCTGGCGGTTGATGAATCCGCTGTACGTGACCGTACCGCCCTGCGCGAGCAGATTGACCACGTACGAGTTCATGGTGAGCTCGCCGTCCGCCGTGTTGCACTCGGCGGTGCTGCCATCCCGGTTCTCATTCGTGACGAGCCACACGTCCACGGTCGTTGGCGTGTTGAGCGCGTTCATCACGTCGGCGGAGGTGTTGACCCCATCACCGTTGGAGTCCAGGTACATGTACTGCGCGGAAGCCGGAGCTGCCGCAAGGGGGAGAAGCAGTGTGAATGCCAGCAATAACCACCGGTAAGACCACCTCATCGAGTGCCTCCTTGGACCTGGGCAAGTAGGTGCCGATCCGACTGCAGGTACGACCAGTTGCAAGGAACCGCGGACAACACCCCCACCGCGCGCGGGAGCGCGCGGCCCCGAAAGCAGGCCCGGATGCGGGCCCGAACGGATCACGGCCACGAGGTCTTCTGGGGCGAGGGAAGATCCGGCGTAACCCCACGCCGGATGGAGAGGGGGGTCTCGGTGGATCCCTCTTGCCAGAAGCCGGTTGTCATGACGAGATCCTGAATCGTGCAACATCATAGCACAGCGAGCGTTGTAGGTCAAGCGAAAGACGGTGACGGAGGAGTCGGATGGGGCCGGTCAAACCCTGCACGAACGGGACGAAGAAAGGCGGGGCGGCCGCCTGGCCGCCCCGCCCCGACTGCTTCCCGGATTCGACTCCGGGATGTGGAAGTTACTTCAGCACCGTCACCCGGACGACATCCT harbors:
- a CDS encoding putative Ig domain-containing protein, translating into MRWSYRWLLLAFTLLLPLAAAPASAQYMYLDSNGDGVNTSADVMNALNTPTTVDVWLVTNENRDGSTAECNTADGELTMNSYVVNLLAQGGTVTYSGFINRQTTFGVNFGEVNAGDGQYKNGYGQQAALPAGTYQLMTITITATGGAPSIVINDINSNSPDFTSFGVLCSGNDFDNTYKLSGPGGGTDWTDVDGLGPPAGANAPPVLDAITDKTTNEGVQLAFTATATDPDAGTTLTFSLAAGAPAGAAITPGGNFTWTPTEAQGPGFYPVEVIVSDGEAQDSDTFNITVDEVNVAPVLGAIGNRTVNEGSLLSFTATATDADLPANTLSFTLGAGAPAGAAITTAGAFTWTPNESQGPGVYPITISVTDGAATDSETISVTVNEVNLAPTLDPVGDKSAQVGSELTFQATASDPDLPPQTLTFSLGAGAPAGATITAGGAFSWTPTSTGTFPVTIVVTDNGTPALNDSETITITVSDAPNSPPVLGAIGNQTVNEGALLAFTATVTDPDAGQTHTFSLAAGAPAGAAITTGGSFTWTPTEAQGPGTYPITVQVTDGTDSDSETIQVTVNEVNLAPVLQPIGPQSGAVGVPVTFDANATDADVPANTLTFSLGAGAPAGATIDPATGEFSWTPSASGTFNVTVVVTDNGTPPLNDSEEVTITVSADNAPPVLAAIGPKSVNEGELLAFTASATDADEDPITFSLGAGAPAGAAIDPNTGAFTWTPTEAQGPGAYPITVIASDGTLDDRETIDVTVNEVNLAPAIDPIADQTVDEGSLLTLTATASDADLPENTLTFSLAAGAPEGAAITTGGIFTWTPSETQEGIHSITVEVSDGAATDTEDFSVTVNEVNTSPAIDPIANQTGSIGTAVTVTANATDADIPSNTLVYSLDEAPAGATINADTGEFSWTPTGSGVFPVVIRVTDNGAPALFDTEDFTINVDVQNEAPVLDQPSDMTVDEGATDTQQLTATDGNGDPLTFAKVLGPDFVTVSSSGLVTVSPGFDDAGIYPVRVSVSDGSLSDEADFNVTVNNVNQAPTADAGPDKTGTIGVPVSFDGSGSSDPDGDALTYAWDFGDGATATGVSTSHAYTAEGTYTVTLTVDDGTSTDTDTATVTIVDTFEANAFFVGGNKTTRLASGKPQTCVNIEPVDGSFDITDVDLSRITMTYQGNSITAIADKTALNSDKNGNGVNEILACFSKDDLRTLFAGLPPGNNPGVAITLEGDLVSGGSFSVATTHDVVGTNKTFSAMASPNPLNPSTKLEFKLSQAGSVKVQVYDLHGRLVKTLQDGSMPAGYNTVTWDGSTANGSRVASGMYYFRVRATEGETVVRVAVVK